One Littorina saxatilis isolate snail1 linkage group LG1, US_GU_Lsax_2.0, whole genome shotgun sequence genomic window carries:
- the LOC138966773 gene encoding uncharacterized protein has protein sequence MSTLQALESTDPDPLIQTLKASLNTLTVRTATTLQWVPAHVGLPGNEQADRLAKEGSRQLTQPSNPATYEETKTLVRSKFRADWVAQNDGYRADQDPIRKLERNQQTLIFCLRTGDCGLRAHLKRIGITDTALCECGQADQTPSHMLQDCPSHEARRREQWPDGKDLRTKLWGTADELRRTASFAASLGERL, from the coding sequence ATGTCGACCCTCCAGGCCCTTGAGTCTACCGATCCTGATCCCCTGATTCAAACCCTCAAGGCTTCCCTTAACACACTGACTGTAAGAACAGCCACTACTCTCCAGTGGGTGCCTGCTCACGTTGGCCTGCCAGGAAACGAGCAGGCGGATCGCCTGGCAAAGGAAGGCAGCCGGCAGCTCACCCAGCCCTCAAATCCTGCAACCTACGAAGAGACAAAGACCCTTGTTCGCAGCAAATTCAGAGCAGACTGGGTCGCCCAAAATGATGGTTACCGTGCGGACCAGGACCCAATCAGGAAGCTGGAGAGAAACCAACAGACACTCATTTTCTGTCTGCGCACCGGGGACTGTGGCCTGCGTGCTCATCTCAAGAGAATCGGCATAACAGACACAGCCCTGTGCGAGTGCGGTCAAGCTGACCAAACTCCATCCCACATGCTTCAGGACTGTCCCTCCCACGAAGCAAGGCGCCGAGAGCAGTGGCCAGACGGAAAGGACCTTCGGACCAAACTCTGGGGAACGGCAGATGAACTTCGCCGCACGGCCAGCTTTGCAGCATCCCTCGGAGAGAGACTTTGA